The genomic interval TACTAGCATcacatttgtattattatagagtatatatatctCAAGCACATGTAAACAACGCCAGCCCAAAATTAAAGGAAGGAAACGTATCCTTTGCCGTAGCATTTATCGATAGCATATTAGGGCACGTTCAATGGTTGAGGCGAATATGGTCTCTTAaataatacaagattatttagaGACCATATATTTACAATAGTTGAGACGATAAAGGCTCTAAtcattaacttaaaaaatatttacaaacttgaaaaatggattaatctcatattttagaacaacttttatagAGAAAGTTTTCgaacgaaacacaccgtttaacagtttgaaaagcgtgccactttTATCTAGAAGTTTATCCGGTTTTCgttggagaaaagaatagtGCCTATATATCCAAACGTAGACACCTGCCACACAAGCATGAGGTGATTACTTCTATTATACGCTATGTTCCCATTTATCACATAATTTGCTAATATCATAAAAGTTCTACGAAtttaatactattttttttcttttactgcaTCGTACTGTGAAATTAACATTTTGTTCCCATATATTTTCCCTTTGTTCTATTCTTGTATCCTCACTCTTCTCCATCTTAAATAACAGTAATGCTAACTCCAGTTAATGCTTGTTCCCATGCTTCGACAACAAGCTCGTGTGCTCGAGCTCTCTAGTCATCTACCGTAACATGTATTTTGTTTAACATATGAGTCtatctattttgtttttgttaataATAACTATTTTAACCCATGCTTGATGTATCCATGTTGCTTAACTAGTTTGTTAGAAGTTGATACAAATTTGATTTCTAAAATTATCCGAGAATACTCGATAGTAATTATCCATATAGATAATATTCAGTTATATAAATAGTCCAACAAATATCTATGATTTTATGGAAAAACTAAAAGGCAACGTTTGGAATGAATATAATGTTCATAATGCACTGTAAACTTATCAACGTGTTCAAATACATATATCTTAGagcaaatttcataaaactatcaaattatcataaaactatgaATTTAATACTATTTTTGGAGTAGATATGCTATTCTCCCTTCAGCGGCCGTAGACGTCGGACCCTACCAGGGGCGGAGTCACGTGTGGGGCAGCTTGTGCTTGGGCCCCACACATGGCAAAAATTTTCAAGGGAGAAACACTGAAATATTGAAATTTACGTagaatttgcacaaaaaaattaATAGCTATATGATTCAGCCCTAGTCTTGCTAAAATGCTGCCTCCGCCTACTATTGCGTCGATGAGCCGGACGAGGAAGATGGACGCCCACATCTTGTTCGAACTacacaagaaagaaagagggaaaaaaaaggaacaataaCGAGATGAACCTGAATATGGGATAGACCCTTTGCCGGCTGCCAGAGACGAAAGGAAAGGGAAAGGAGGTCACAACTCACACGAGAGATTGATTTGGCCTTTGGGTTTGGGGTCGCCTCTCAGGATGGTTGGAGAGGCCCCCGAAAGATTGCGACTCAAGTCCATTCCCTCGAGTGAGATGAATTTTCGCGCAAAGTAACCTGGATGGAAGTTATTGGTGGTTGCATCAACTGAAATCTCACCTCATTGCTAGACATGAATGCTCCCTTTGCTCTGGTCTGGTCCATCAACAAGTACGTTAACGTACGTACCTTTGGCATGCCTGCCTTCACCCATTGAATGCTTCATCTTTGTAAATACCCtactccatctccatctccatgttGAGCTTGAGAAGATGCTACTTCTTGGCCCAGCGGCCAGAATCTTTTCGGCCCTGTCCTTGACGTTGATGGCAGGTACTAGCTAGGTTAGGTAATCCTCCTATCCCTCGCACGTGACGTGATGGCCTCCATCTTCACAAGAGGAGCGAATCGCATATAAGCTCAGTTTACATCAGACATACAATTGATCAACGGAATTTCTTTCACAACAGCTCATATCATCATCTGTTACAGTCAGTTGCAACTATCATCAACACACTCGCTCTATTCAGGAAAATTGGCAACACAGCAAAGAAAAAACCCGAGTCAACAGACCTCCAACGCTCCAATGAAATAACAAACTTACTTCACTGTTCCTTGATCTAtacctcatcatcctcccccccccccccccccccccccttcaccGAAAATGGCcaaggcaaacaaatctacatCGTCTGCAAGCTGGGCGCCGAGGCTTTTTCGGCGAGCACTTACTCAAGTAAACAGGTGGCCCTGTTCGGTGGTCTCTAGCTCTCTTCCAAGCTGCATGTGAACAAATTTCCTGTGCTTCTGCTTGTTGATCCTGGCGCTTAACCTTCTCACCTGTGATTGAACCCTGCATAAATGCAAGTACGATTAAACAAGATAAGTATGGCTAAACAAGAGTGCTtacgcccaaaaaaaaaaaaactgcgcAGAACCGCTATCGTGCATCTTTGATGCTTGCCTAAAGACAAAGAAGATCATATTCTTTGACACTTGGACTGGGGAAtacaaaatttcttcaaaatatAGAAGTAATTACCAGAAAATCTTTGCAGAGAACCATTGCCACCAATCATATGTGACTCAATCCTTCTTTCTTGGCCTAAATGCATTCTTTCAGGCCAAACAGAATTCAACCTCCTTGCGAAGTCCTCCACTTCTCTGCATGTTAAAAGTAAAACTTGTCAGGTATGTCAGTAGTAAATGATGTTGAATGCTCTCTGCAACTTTCTCAACAGGCTTAGGAGAGCAATGAACTTGACCAGAAGCAACTGCGATTATTAAGCAAAACTTCTATGAACTTGACCAGAAGCAACTGAATTATATCATGCTGTTTTTCAGCTGCGAATTTTGAACTAACCAACTTATATATCAGCACAAATACTAAGAAGAATTGTTTTTAGGGGCAAAACATGTAATTTGCTAAAGCATAATAGCATATGCAAAATAGGGCGCTATAGAGTTTTGATGCATTGGAAAGAAAAGAACGGCGCAGAAAAAACAGAACTGTATGCTTGAGATGTCATATCCTCACCTGTCAAGCTCTTCCTGCATTGCAGGATCAAGTCCATCATCAAGGTCAGCATCTTCAAAGGGGTACTCAACATCATCTTGCACATCTGAGCTTTGGCAAGGTGTTCTAGAAATATTACCAGTACCCGCATTGAATGGAACTCCACGAGTAGCTTCCTCCTATAAGTCAACAGATAAGTAAGAACTTGACTGTTCTCCACACAACTACTCAACAAAAAACAGTGAGGACACCTAACCTTGTTTACAGGTTCAGGATTAGCTTTTGGGGGGTTCTTAGAATGGTCCTTTCTTCTCTTGTTCTTTTTCTTATTCTTAGAAGCTTTCCCACCTCCAGAACCTATAAAATGGATAAACCTTTATATGAAATTGCTAAGttttttctatatagaaatactctTTGAGCAAGCTCTTTGGTTGCATGTTTGCATCTTTGCCTAAATATTGTAACCAGATTAGTTAAAATTGACTATAGAATTTGACCCTGGATGACAACTTAGTAGTTTACTGATTGCTCAGCGTTATTCAGCAGAACAGGATAATCATGGTTGAATGAGACAAGGGAAACAACGAAGTTATATAGTCAATATAACTCACTGTAATTATACCTCCATCCCCATTTATAAAACATAGTATCTCATCCAGTGACCGCTCATCTTTTTGCTCTTCTTGTACTTGAACATCCTGAAACAAAATTAGCATAAGATTCTTAATACATGACATTCAAACATGAACTACACTGCTGAATGGACAGGATAAATATCATTTCACGTGGCCTACAGGCCTAATATCAGAATGCATACTCTGATGATAATACAACAGTTTGGATTTTATCATATTTACCTTCAGTTTCTGGCGCTCCTGTAGTTCTTTCCGCTTCTTTGCATATAATCGATTCAACAAACGGATCCTGGGATcatcatttatatttttcaggGGTTCCAATTTCTCTTCCTGAATGAATGCAAGTTCCACAGTAAGCATCAATACATGCTGATAACTATAAGCAGACATGCGATTTGTACCTCTGTTAAGTCATCTGGCAAATGGAAAATATCACGAATTTCCTCAGGTGTCTTTCCTTCAATTATTCGAGCAAGTGCTCGACTGGTAAGATCAACCAATGGCTTTAATTGGAGACTATCAGCCGCCGATGTCAGCTCACATAGTCTTTCTGTATCTATTCTGACAAACTTTTCATCAAATGATTTTCGCTCCTGCACAATAAATGTGACCATGATATGATAACTGGAGAAATGTAAATTCATCAAATGATTATTTCCTCTTATAACATAAAGTAAATGCCTAAGTGGCTAAAAGAATTAGCATCCTCTCCAGAAAGTTTCCCGAAGTTCATAAGCTGAATCATGCCATGATCCTTATCGATAAAAATAGGAGTATTAAAAGAAGCAGAATTACCCTTGAGACTATTACTTGTAACAAAACAACTACGGGAATAACATGGCTGTTACAGGAAGCAAAATTACATAATGGTCTATACTTGCAACAGGTGGACGCCTGAAACAAGCAGAAGAGAGAAAGCAGTAAAAAGGGAGTTGCCAGAAGACAAAACTTAAATCACAACATACCTTGTTTGAGCGCCCTGGGACTTGATGAAACCGACAATAGTCAAGAATCAAACTCAAACTTGTAGGGTTAACTCTTTCTGGGAGAGCAATTGCATGATTTTTTGATGATCCT from Oryza glaberrima chromosome 3, OglaRS2, whole genome shotgun sequence carries:
- the LOC127768923 gene encoding SKP1-like protein 21 — protein: MSESELAVIKPEALKSYIWLQCFDGSIQQVEEEVAMFCPMICREIVKNGTGSSKNHAIALPERVNPTSLSLILDYCRFHQVPGRSNKERKSFDEKFVRIDTERLCELTSAADSLQLKPLVDLTSRALARIIEGKTPEEIRDIFHLPDDLTEEEKLEPLKNINDDPRIRLLNRLYAKKRKELQERQKLKDVQVQEEQKDERSLDEILCFINGDGGSGGGKASKNKKKNKRRKDHSKNPPKANPEPVNKEEATRGVPFNAGTGNISRTPCQSSDVQDDVEYPFEDADLDDGLDPAMQEELDREVEDFARRLNSVWPERMHLGQERRIESHMIGGNGSLQRFSGFNHR